From Gallus gallus isolate bGalGal1 chromosome 14, bGalGal1.mat.broiler.GRCg7b, whole genome shotgun sequence, one genomic window encodes:
- the LOC121106788 gene encoding uncharacterized protein LOC121106788 isoform X2 has translation MARVWGATAPARLVLLLLLMSLRSWEICAAPLPVQGADDDIGAPYSDDSLNPGFVPRGQPRGPLAQSAQQSPVPEPGVDSRGVTGNEGAPASPLSSRTETPADHMEVPPGRALLVSRLLPAMETSWNPMGPQRGNRGKDTSRRGKYSQRSSHILKELLKKMEMAAYGGTKGTDQETVQKEPLQESSSDTRPVSDRKTQAEQAAGLPGVDVGKITTAAVGEELRKHHIPVIAVVSAVLLSVLMLACVPMLWMWKKYLARKTERTAARQADWERDQNRDEGRAELGEAAKEDVLDQGKIISRAFSWSFEAEFADLCNRIRADPSLQPTHPSSSPTVNVSSLSSCSSQDTPEPSSAPVTGAKKARVH, from the exons ATGGCACGAGTGTGGGGGGCCACGGCCCCTGCCCGCCTTGTCCTCCTCCTGCTACTGATGTCCCTGCGTTCCTGGGAGATTTGTGCTGCTCCGCTTCCAGTACAGGGAGCAG ATGATGACATTGGTGCGCCCTATTCAGATGATAGTCTGAATCCAGGTTTTGTGCCTCGGGGTCAACCCAGAG GCCCTCTTGCTCAATCCGCACAGCAGAGTCCTGTCCCTGAGCCTGGGGTGGACTCCAGAG GTGTGACTGGGAATGAAGGTGCTCCAGCTTCCCCTCTGAGTTCCAGGACTGAAACTCCGGCAGATCACATGG AAGTGCCCCCAGGGAGGGCCTTGCTGGTTTCTCGGCTCCTTCCTGCGATGGAGACCAGTTGGAATCCCATGG GTCCGCAAAGaggaaacagaggaaaggaTACATCTAGAAGAGGGAAGTACTCACAGAGGTCATCCCATATCCTAAAGGAACTCctgaagaaaatggagatgGCAGCGTATGGTGGGACTAAAGGGACTGACCAAGAGACTGTGCAGAAGGAGCCattgcaggaaagcagcagtgacacACGGCCAGTCTctgacagaaaaacacaggcagAACAAGCAGCTGGATTGCCAG GGGTGGATGTTGGGAAAATCACAACGGCCGCTGTTGGCGAAGAGCTGCGAAAACACCACATCCCAGTGATTGCTGTGGTCTCCGCTGTGCTGCTGTCCGTGCTGATGCTGGCCTGTGTTCCTATGCTGtggatgtggaaaaaatatct GGCACGCAAGACAGAGCGGACAGCTGCAAGACAAGCTGACTGGGAGAGAGATCAAAACAGAGATGAAGGCAGAGCGGAGCTGGGGGAGGCTGCAAAGGAGGATGTCCTCGACCAAGGAAAAATCATCTCCAGGGCATTCTCCTggtcctttgaagcagaatttGCTGACCTGTGCAACAGAATCAGAGCAGACCCCTCCCTTCAGCCCACgcatcccagcagctctcctaCTGTCAACGTCTCTTCCCTCAGtagctgcagctctcaggatACCCCTGAGCCATCCAGTGCCCCTGTTACCGGTGCCAAGAAGGCTCGGGTTCATTGA
- the LOC121106788 gene encoding uncharacterized protein LOC121106788 isoform X4: MARVWGATAPARLVLLLLLMSLRSWEICAAPLPVQGADDDIGAPYSDDSLNPGFVPRGQPRGVTGNEGAPASPLSSRTETPADHMEVPPGRALLVSRLLPAMETSWNPMGPQRGNRGKDTSRRGKYSQRSSHILKELLKKMEMAAYGGTKGTDQETVQKEPLQESSSDTRPVSDRKTQAEQAAGLPGVDVGKITTAAVGEELRKHHIPVIAVVSAVLLSVLMLACVPMLWMWKKYLARKTERTAARQADWERDQNRDEGRAELGEAAKEDVLDQGKIISRAFSWSFEAEFADLCNRIRADPSLQPTHPSSSPTVNVSSLSSCSSQDTPEPSSAPVTGAKKARVH, translated from the exons ATGGCACGAGTGTGGGGGGCCACGGCCCCTGCCCGCCTTGTCCTCCTCCTGCTACTGATGTCCCTGCGTTCCTGGGAGATTTGTGCTGCTCCGCTTCCAGTACAGGGAGCAG ATGATGACATTGGTGCGCCCTATTCAGATGATAGTCTGAATCCAGGTTTTGTGCCTCGGGGTCAACCCAGAG GTGTGACTGGGAATGAAGGTGCTCCAGCTTCCCCTCTGAGTTCCAGGACTGAAACTCCGGCAGATCACATGG AAGTGCCCCCAGGGAGGGCCTTGCTGGTTTCTCGGCTCCTTCCTGCGATGGAGACCAGTTGGAATCCCATGG GTCCGCAAAGaggaaacagaggaaaggaTACATCTAGAAGAGGGAAGTACTCACAGAGGTCATCCCATATCCTAAAGGAACTCctgaagaaaatggagatgGCAGCGTATGGTGGGACTAAAGGGACTGACCAAGAGACTGTGCAGAAGGAGCCattgcaggaaagcagcagtgacacACGGCCAGTCTctgacagaaaaacacaggcagAACAAGCAGCTGGATTGCCAG GGGTGGATGTTGGGAAAATCACAACGGCCGCTGTTGGCGAAGAGCTGCGAAAACACCACATCCCAGTGATTGCTGTGGTCTCCGCTGTGCTGCTGTCCGTGCTGATGCTGGCCTGTGTTCCTATGCTGtggatgtggaaaaaatatct GGCACGCAAGACAGAGCGGACAGCTGCAAGACAAGCTGACTGGGAGAGAGATCAAAACAGAGATGAAGGCAGAGCGGAGCTGGGGGAGGCTGCAAAGGAGGATGTCCTCGACCAAGGAAAAATCATCTCCAGGGCATTCTCCTggtcctttgaagcagaatttGCTGACCTGTGCAACAGAATCAGAGCAGACCCCTCCCTTCAGCCCACgcatcccagcagctctcctaCTGTCAACGTCTCTTCCCTCAGtagctgcagctctcaggatACCCCTGAGCCATCCAGTGCCCCTGTTACCGGTGCCAAGAAGGCTCGGGTTCATTGA
- the LOC121106788 gene encoding uncharacterized protein LOC121106788 isoform X3, whose protein sequence is MAAKRSSWPLCYCANHDLRLSPAPLPDPPPVAKGEEYHNIPSNGNFSNQFFLILDDDIGAPYSDDSLNPGFVPRGQPRGVTGNEGAPASPLSSRTETPADHMEVPPGRALLVSRLLPAMETSWNPMGPQRGNRGKDTSRRGKYSQRSSHILKELLKKMEMAAYGGTKGTDQETVQKEPLQESSSDTRPVSDRKTQAEQAAGLPGVDVGKITTAAVGEELRKHHIPVIAVVSAVLLSVLMLACVPMLWMWKKYLARKTERTAARQADWERDQNRDEGRAELGEAAKEDVLDQGKIISRAFSWSFEAEFADLCNRIRADPSLQPTHPSSSPTVNVSSLSSCSSQDTPEPSSAPVTGAKKARVH, encoded by the exons ATGGCAGCCAAGAGGTCCTCCTGGCCACTCTGCTACTGTGCAAATCATGACCTGCGTCTTTCTCCCGCCCCATTACCTGACCCACCTCCAGTTGCTAAGGGAGAAGAATATCACAACATCCCCAGTAATGGGAACTTCTCTAATCAGTTCTTCTTGATTCTAGATGATGACATTGGTGCGCCCTATTCAGATGATAGTCTGAATCCAGGTTTTGTGCCTCGGGGTCAACCCAGAG GTGTGACTGGGAATGAAGGTGCTCCAGCTTCCCCTCTGAGTTCCAGGACTGAAACTCCGGCAGATCACATGG AAGTGCCCCCAGGGAGGGCCTTGCTGGTTTCTCGGCTCCTTCCTGCGATGGAGACCAGTTGGAATCCCATGG GTCCGCAAAGaggaaacagaggaaaggaTACATCTAGAAGAGGGAAGTACTCACAGAGGTCATCCCATATCCTAAAGGAACTCctgaagaaaatggagatgGCAGCGTATGGTGGGACTAAAGGGACTGACCAAGAGACTGTGCAGAAGGAGCCattgcaggaaagcagcagtgacacACGGCCAGTCTctgacagaaaaacacaggcagAACAAGCAGCTGGATTGCCAG GGGTGGATGTTGGGAAAATCACAACGGCCGCTGTTGGCGAAGAGCTGCGAAAACACCACATCCCAGTGATTGCTGTGGTCTCCGCTGTGCTGCTGTCCGTGCTGATGCTGGCCTGTGTTCCTATGCTGtggatgtggaaaaaatatct GGCACGCAAGACAGAGCGGACAGCTGCAAGACAAGCTGACTGGGAGAGAGATCAAAACAGAGATGAAGGCAGAGCGGAGCTGGGGGAGGCTGCAAAGGAGGATGTCCTCGACCAAGGAAAAATCATCTCCAGGGCATTCTCCTggtcctttgaagcagaatttGCTGACCTGTGCAACAGAATCAGAGCAGACCCCTCCCTTCAGCCCACgcatcccagcagctctcctaCTGTCAACGTCTCTTCCCTCAGtagctgcagctctcaggatACCCCTGAGCCATCCAGTGCCCCTGTTACCGGTGCCAAGAAGGCTCGGGTTCATTGA
- the LOC121106788 gene encoding uncharacterized protein LOC121106788 isoform X1 yields MAAKRSSWPLCYCANHDLRLSPAPLPDPPPVAKGEEYHNIPSNGNFSNQFFLILDDDIGAPYSDDSLNPGFVPRGQPRGPLAQSAQQSPVPEPGVDSRGVTGNEGAPASPLSSRTETPADHMEVPPGRALLVSRLLPAMETSWNPMGPQRGNRGKDTSRRGKYSQRSSHILKELLKKMEMAAYGGTKGTDQETVQKEPLQESSSDTRPVSDRKTQAEQAAGLPGVDVGKITTAAVGEELRKHHIPVIAVVSAVLLSVLMLACVPMLWMWKKYLARKTERTAARQADWERDQNRDEGRAELGEAAKEDVLDQGKIISRAFSWSFEAEFADLCNRIRADPSLQPTHPSSSPTVNVSSLSSCSSQDTPEPSSAPVTGAKKARVH; encoded by the exons ATGGCAGCCAAGAGGTCCTCCTGGCCACTCTGCTACTGTGCAAATCATGACCTGCGTCTTTCTCCCGCCCCATTACCTGACCCACCTCCAGTTGCTAAGGGAGAAGAATATCACAACATCCCCAGTAATGGGAACTTCTCTAATCAGTTCTTCTTGATTCTAGATGATGACATTGGTGCGCCCTATTCAGATGATAGTCTGAATCCAGGTTTTGTGCCTCGGGGTCAACCCAGAG GCCCTCTTGCTCAATCCGCACAGCAGAGTCCTGTCCCTGAGCCTGGGGTGGACTCCAGAG GTGTGACTGGGAATGAAGGTGCTCCAGCTTCCCCTCTGAGTTCCAGGACTGAAACTCCGGCAGATCACATGG AAGTGCCCCCAGGGAGGGCCTTGCTGGTTTCTCGGCTCCTTCCTGCGATGGAGACCAGTTGGAATCCCATGG GTCCGCAAAGaggaaacagaggaaaggaTACATCTAGAAGAGGGAAGTACTCACAGAGGTCATCCCATATCCTAAAGGAACTCctgaagaaaatggagatgGCAGCGTATGGTGGGACTAAAGGGACTGACCAAGAGACTGTGCAGAAGGAGCCattgcaggaaagcagcagtgacacACGGCCAGTCTctgacagaaaaacacaggcagAACAAGCAGCTGGATTGCCAG GGGTGGATGTTGGGAAAATCACAACGGCCGCTGTTGGCGAAGAGCTGCGAAAACACCACATCCCAGTGATTGCTGTGGTCTCCGCTGTGCTGCTGTCCGTGCTGATGCTGGCCTGTGTTCCTATGCTGtggatgtggaaaaaatatct GGCACGCAAGACAGAGCGGACAGCTGCAAGACAAGCTGACTGGGAGAGAGATCAAAACAGAGATGAAGGCAGAGCGGAGCTGGGGGAGGCTGCAAAGGAGGATGTCCTCGACCAAGGAAAAATCATCTCCAGGGCATTCTCCTggtcctttgaagcagaatttGCTGACCTGTGCAACAGAATCAGAGCAGACCCCTCCCTTCAGCCCACgcatcccagcagctctcctaCTGTCAACGTCTCTTCCCTCAGtagctgcagctctcaggatACCCCTGAGCCATCCAGTGCCCCTGTTACCGGTGCCAAGAAGGCTCGGGTTCATTGA